In Paramormyrops kingsleyae isolate MSU_618 chromosome 11, PKINGS_0.4, whole genome shotgun sequence, the genomic window GaccttaagaaaaaaatatggaaaaagTATCTAAACCTTCAAAACTTGATGCCAGAAAACGGTCGAGGAGTCCTGATTCTCTCCAACAGCTGGTCAGTTGATATTGATAGACCAAAAAACAAGGAGGTCATTTGTGAAGCCCTCCTGATCTGTGAACAGGATTACCCTAAACTTTTCTTCATGGTGGAAAATGGAAGCTCTGGTCTGTGGGAATATGCCAAGGATACTGCCTTCCACCTCAGACAGAAGCTTGTGAATCTTGGAGGCTATTCAGGATGGGTCTGTGTGATCCCACAACTGGTGAACTGTGAGACAGGGGAGTTAATACCAAGACATCAGGGTAGTCCTGATACTGTGATAGAGCATCAGTACCCAGAGTTCTACAAGCCTGAGAACATTGAGGAAGTGCGAGCCTTACTACGGGCCCTGGTGATTGTAGTAATGAGCTTCACTTCAGCACTCAGCAATCAGTTAGGGCAGGAGTTCTTGAATTTGCTCACATCTGAACAGTTcgaagtaattaaaaaaaattatgatctAATGAACATGAGAAAACTGTTTGTTCACGGCTATCCTGGAACAGGGAAGACTGTACTGGCAACCCTGGTAATCAGGaggattaaaaatacatttgggTGTGAAACAAGTAATATCCTTTACATCTGTGAGAACATACCACTAAAAGAATTTATCAGGTAAGTTTGTAGTTtgtatattattaaaaatttgtaaaatattgctttttttaaaatgtattttaaaaattgtttttttaattgatttggTAATAAGTGTAACAGAGCCTTTTTTCTTCAGAAAAGAAGAAATTTGTCAGAGTATAACACGGTCATCCTTCATGAAAGAAGCATTTCCAGATATTAAGCACATAATTGTGGATGAAGCCCAGAATTTCCGACGTGAAGATGGAGATTGgtataaaaaagcaaaacagatAGTGAAACCAGGGAATGGTGTGTTGTGGGTCTTTATGGATTACTTTCAGCTCAGTCACACAGAACCCAATGGTTTACCATCACCCTCAAGACAAACCAATAAAATACCTTTAGTCTATTCCTTGCGGAATAGCGTGGCTGTACACAATGAGGTTTGTAAGAAACTTGACAGCATAAGAGAGAGTAAATTTAAACTTGAGAGAGATATAAAGGAACACATGGAGGGATTGATTAGGCAGAAGAACTGCATGCACTCACTTCCAGGTTATTATGAAGAGATCATCacaacagaaaaagaaaaattatcCAGACTGACATCACTCTTAAGAAACCTGCTAAGACAAGGAAACTCTCCAAAAGATATTGCCATTCTTGTTTCAATTTGTTTTAGCATTGATAGTGTGAAACTTCATTTGGAATACGAAATTAAACTTCCTTTGGGTTCAGCAGAGAATTTAGATGAAAATGTGGTTGTTGTTGACTCAGTTCGCAGGTTCTCTGGTCTGGAGAGAAACATTGTCATTCTGATTAATCCGGTGGTTCACCGGTTtcagagaaaaataaaagaccaaTTTTTGGTTTCGGGCTTCTCCAGAGCTAGAATACAACTGTATGTTATTTTTGTGAATGGGAAGAGCAACAATTGCACTTAGTCTGTCAAAGGTACTGCAGTGTAAATATGATCACATTTTTTGTCCATCCTAAGCTTTGACCCAGTGTACCTTTGTGCTGTTTTTGGTTATTGATATGTATatacagcaccctccacaattattggcaccccttgtaaagatttgtaaaaaagGTTAGAAGAAAATGCACCTTTTggtgtcacactgaaaaaatgagaaaattcCAACCTTTCACTGAAATAAATTTattcgaagaaaaaaaaaaaccaacaaattattttttaacaaaaacagataTGCCACAATTATGGGCACCCGTGCTTTTAATTTTTTGTACAACCTCCTTTTGCCAgcataacagcactgagtcttctATAACACTTTGTAAGGTTGGAGAATATagagcagggcatctgagtcgattcctctttacagaatctctccagatcacccAGGGTCATGGATTACACCTTGAAGGTCCCTATTCCCTCCAACCAACTCAAAAATGTACAATTTATaggggaaacatgcttcagctacattgtgttcactataatttccaTAGGTGCCAATAATCAATCGTGACACATGTATTtttgttcaaaataaatttccctgtgcatcttatttttttttttctcaatgaaagattggatttttctcattttttcagtgtgacatgaaactgcttcaccaaaaggtggatttttttctaaccctttttacaaatctttacaaggggtgccaataattgtggagggtgctgtttgtatgtatgtatgtgtgtgagtgtggtaTTTTTCATCTGATTACTGCTGGATTCCTAAATCTCTTGAATGCAGAAACCATTATAAAGGCTGGTATGGTGTATTACAGATCTTATGAAATGTATGATTAACTTTTGTGATTCTGTTTCTTTTTAAGACAAATGCTAAGTACAGAACACTAAGGCTGAGTTATTGACTTTCATTCACTCACCATCTTAATGTCATAAAGGTAGTTTTATTCTGCTATAGTGttaattattctgtttgctttCTCTTGTATATCCTAAATAATGCTTTCTAATTCACACCCTGGTTAAAAAAAAGATtgtcaaataaatgaaaaaatgacCTTAATGAACCTGTGTCATATGGTTGTGATAGAGGGCAAGACATAACCCTGTATTAACATGCATCCTGGGTGATCCGATCCGATCAGTgagatctgccggcggctgcaggggtggagtataaactgactggcCGCAAACAAGTGGGGCAACTTCTACTTCTCGTAGTGTGCGAGACcggactgcaatggcagcactgccagaagggtgtagataaatctatatacatcacctgcatgcacattagcttacttcttttacaataatcaactcctgatccaaactgttagcagtggggaaaaaaaactattgtgtatagtggccctgtgtaaaaagatagctgccaggaaaaagatcaaatacatttatttaaaggatTCAAATGTTTGTTAtgcagagtacaatgcaattcttacttgaattcCGCCTTCACAGATTAGAGTTAGACGattacacaaataaagcagcgcaacatttgCTGCGCTACATCTCTCTAGTCTAGTCGAAAAAAGACGCCGAGTCCCTCCCCCCCATTAATTCACTTAAGGTGTGACGAAATGATTGAAGAAATGGTTGCAGTTTCGTTTCTTCGTTTGTTCAGTCTGCGCATGTGCGCTGTTTAGAATCCTGGAAATATAAAGCCGCTAAAAATCAGAGAAGATTTGTATCTTTATTCGACTGATACGAGATGTTTCGTGAATTGCGCTATACCTTGACAAGCGGTAAGGTGAAAATGGCGGCTTTTCCATTTTGAAGATGCGAAATGAAATCCCGCTAATCAGATTTCCGGAAAAAATAATCTACGATTGTTTTTTTGGCAAGTCGAGAAAGAAGTTGA contains:
- the LOC111847991 gene encoding schlafen family member 9-like, whose amino-acid sequence is MALSKPETLSLECSELPDQVLFVGEVTLGENARDIMQQKTEKQKQKQRILMAAVALLNSGGGIVCVEINNENYSYLSDGLGLDIEEALKQLVHPSTLEDYFGFSQIGVNFFIFVKTWSSTGGRVRLCSIDTGLRIRSGTLVLNVENYAVTEFLRKQKMKRNLAKGQGDEPVAKRRRFLSGDRPNGQQLFERQEVQPGEKLPFGESVNVELKSFSNEKNLFTRFKEIIPKYVSAFANTDGGYLFIGVDDKTRKVVGCGKGLNKESIKTEVEVMCRKVISVHCSGCTQENDCSVEVRILDVLGGNVSDPLYVVAIHIPKFCCTVFEKHPDSWHLEGTEVCQIQAAVWMEKMQVTDPENTELCAQFEKVLSQNAAPPKCKPVYGIKDDHLSSLQQKLFPVYEGRITITPDDLKKKIWKKYLNLQNLMPENGRGVLILSNSWSVDIDRPKNKEVICEALLICEQDYPKLFFMVENGSSGLWEYAKDTAFHLRQKLVNLGGYSGWVCVIPQLVNCETGELIPRHQGSPDTVIEHQYPEFYKPENIEEVRALLRALVIVVMSFTSALSNQLGQEFLNLLTSEQFEVIKKNYDLMNMRKLFVHGYPGTGKTVLATLVIRRIKNTFGCETSNILYICENIPLKEFIRKEEICQSITRSSFMKEAFPDIKHIIVDEAQNFRREDGDWYKKAKQIVKPGNGVLWVFMDYFQLSHTEPNGLPSPSRQTNKIPLVYSLRNSVAVHNEVCKKLDSIRESKFKLERDIKEHMEGLIRQKNCMHSLPGYYEEIITTEKEKLSRLTSLLRNLLRQGNSPKDIAILVSICFSIDSVKLHLEYEIKLPLGSAENLDENVVVVDSVRRFSGLERNIVILINPVVHRFQRKIKDQFLVSGFSRARIQLYVIFVNGKSNNCT